In Astyanax mexicanus isolate ESR-SI-001 chromosome 5, AstMex3_surface, whole genome shotgun sequence, a single window of DNA contains:
- the emc3 gene encoding ER membrane protein complex subunit 3: MAEPELLLDSNIRLWVVLPIVFITFLVGVIRHYVSILLQSDKKLTLEQVSDSQVLIRSRVLRENGKYIPKQSFLMRKFYFNNQDDGFFKKTKRKVVPPSPMTDPSMLTDMMKGNVTNVLPMILIGGWINWTFSGFVTTKVPFPLTLRFKPMLQQGIELLSLDASWVSSASWYFLNVFGLRSMYSLILGQDNGADQSRIMQDQMSGAAMAMPADTNKAFKAEWEALELTDHQWALESVEEDLMSKDLDLSGMFSKDLPTGIF; encoded by the exons ATGGCTGAACCTGAACTTCTGTTAGACTCCAACATTCGCCTTTGGGTGGTCTTACCTATAGTGTTCATCACCTTCCTTGTTGGAGTCATTCGACATTACGTCTCGATTTTGTTGCAGAGTGACAAGAAACTCACACTAGAGCAGGTTTCTGACAG CCAGGTTCTCATCAGGAGCAGAGTATtaagagaaaatggaaaatacaTCCCCAAAcag TCCTTCTTAATGAGGAAATTTTACTTCAATAACCAAGATGATGGGttctttaaaaagacaaaaagaaaggtGGTTCCTCCCTCTCCAATGACTG ACCCCAGCATGTTGACAGACATGATGAAAGGCAATGTAACAAATGTTCTTCCCATGATCCTCATTGGTGGCTGGATCAACTGGACATTTTCTGGGTTTGTTACAA CTAAAGTACCATTTCCGCTCACACTCCGTTTTAAGCCAATGTTGCAGCAGGGTATTGAGTTGCTCTCACTTGATGCATCTTG GGTAAGCTCTGCATCCTGGTATTTCTTGAATGTTTTTGGCTTAAGAAGCATGTATTCTTTGATCCTTGGGCAAGATAATG GTGCGGATCAGTCTCGAATCATGCAGGACCAAATGAGTGGTGCTGCCATGGCAATGCCTGCAGACACAAACAAAGCATTTAAG GCAGAATGGGAGGCTTTGGAGTTGACAGACCACCAGTGGGCACTAGAGAGTGTGGAGGAGGACCTGATGAGCAAGGACTTGGACCTGTCTGGCATGTTTAGCAAAGATTTGCCAACAGGAATTTTCTAA